In Edaphobacter aggregans, the sequence GCAGGAGCGGAGGTCGTGCTCTGGACAAGGACCATGTTGCTGGCTGTGCCGTCGAGGAGAGATGCGAGCACTTGTGAAGCCGCTGCGGGGCCATATTCGCCAAAGACGCGCTCGTCGGCTACGCCACCGGTGATCTTGATGCCGGTCTGGTGGGATATCTCGCGAAGTATCTGGTTGAGGCTGGAATTACTTGCCGAGACGGTGAGCTTGTCGTCGGAGTAGGTGACCCTGGCGTGTTGTGCAGGCAGTTGCGCGGGAGTTGGCGGGAGGGGCGGAGGCGTCTGGGTAGGCTGCGTTGCCGGAAGCACAGAGGTGACAGGGGCTGTCGTTGATGGATGCTGCGATGCGGATCTTGACTGGGCGTGGACCAGCGCGGCTGCGGAGATGCAGGTTACAGCGGCGAGCCGGATTGGCCGGGAACGTGACATCTGTCGGTAGGACGCGTGACGGCGGTGGATGTCACCGGAGTGTGGCGTCAGTTGTAAGACAAGTCTAACGCGAGTCGGCCACGGATGAACGCGGATTGGCTGGATAAGGAATTTCATATGACAACTGGGTGAGCTGGGTTGTACTAGACTGTCTTTTTGGCTCGCGTGGGAGCGTTTCGTATGCGAATAAGAATTGAACGCAGAGGCAAAGTGGAAACCATGATGCATGGGATGAAGAGATTAGGGATCGCTGCGGTGCTGATGCTTGCGATTTCTGGATATCTGCACGCAGACGATTGCATTACCCAATCGGCGATGAAACCGGTGGAACGAGATGCACTCGCGACGGCTGCGCGGGGATTGGCTGCGAAGGTGCAAGCTGGGGATGTGGCTGGTCTGCGTGGCGCTACAGTAGCCGAGTACGCGAAGGATTTTGGCGGGATTGAGTATGTCGTAAGCAGTACGGCTCCGAAGCTGAAGGGCGGGACCCTGGTGGTGGAACAGGTCTATCTGCTGGATGGTACGCAGTTGACGCGGGGAGCCGATGGTTCTGCTCCGGATGCGCAGTTCTTCTGCACGCTGAACCACTCGATGGCGGAGGCGGACTTTTTGATTCCGGGCTTACCTCCGGGAAGTTACGGGTTCGCGATTGTGAATGTGGAGGGCACGGCATCGCCCTGGCGGCTCTCTTTCTTGGTGCGGAAGGAGCAGGGACAGTGGCAGATGGCGGGCTTTTATCCGACGCCTCTGTCGGCGGCTGGGCATGATGGTATTTGGTACTGGAAGGAAGCTCGGGCCATGGCTGCGCGCAAGGAACAGTGGAATGCATGGCTCTACTATCAGCAGGCGGAGAGTCTGCTGCGACCGACGAGTTTCATCCAGAGCACGCACCTTGAGAAGTTGAAGACCGAGCAGGCTTCGGCGACGCCTCCAGCAGTCTCTGATGGCGTGAGCAAGGATGCTCCGCTGGTGGTGAAGGGCGCGGATGGCGCGGAGTATCGGTTTACTGGCCTGGGCGTGGATGATTCGTTGGGAAAAGACAAGATCGACATCATGGCGCATTTGAAGATCGATCAACAGGGTGACGTTGCCGCGACTCACAAATTAAGTGCGAGCGCCGCGGGTGCGTTACTGGGGGCCTATCCTGAGATGCGCAAGCCGTTTCATGGGGTGTGGATTGTCGCTGAAGTGGCGGGACAGAACCCGTTCGCTACAGAGTTTCCGGTGTCTGAAATTCACTAGCATGCGGGCCTGATATAGCGATTTCGTGCAGACGGCAGGATGAGGCTGTGTGATGCTGGTTTCATCCCCCGGTGTTATTTTAAGAAATCATTTTGGCAGAAAATAGTAATGGGCGTGAAGTCCAACGATAGTCTTGCTGGGCTGCGGCGGCATCCTAGTGAGCAATGAGAAAGAGCGCGATGACGAAAAACAAGAAGACTTTGAGTCAGGCAATCCAGGAGAGACGAGCGAGTCCCAGCTTTGATGGAGCGCCGATTCCGCCTGAAGACCTGAAGCTGATTCTTGAAGCCGGTCTTAGTGCGCCGAGCGGATACAACATGCAACCCTGGCGGTTTATCGTGGTGCAGTCGCCGGAGCAGAAGAAGCGGTTGCGCGCGGCCAGTTATAACCAGGCCAAGGTCGAAGAGGCCTCCGCTGTAATTGTGGCGTGTGGCGATGCGGATGGGTGGAGGAAGGATCTCGACCTGATGCTCCAGCTTGGTCGCGAAGGCGGCATGCCAGAGAGCTACGCCGCACAGGCACGGAGCAGCGTTCCGAATTATCTTTCCAGCTTCACGAGCGAACAGATGCGCGCGTGGTTGAACAAGCAGGTGATGCTGGCGTTCACGCATATGCTGCTAATGGCTGAGGTGATGGGGTACGACACGGCTCCGATGGAGGGTTTTGAGCAGGACAAGGTTCATGAGGTGCTGCGGTTGCCGTTGAGTTATTGGGTGGTGGCACTGCTGGCGGTGGGACATGTGAATGGCTCCGACAAGTTTTACGGTGGACGCTTTGAGATGGGGCATACGGTGTTCGGTGAAGAGTTTGGCAAGCCGCTGAAGTGACACAGGACGGATCCAAGATAAGGGCAGGACGCGAGTATCCTTCGGCTCCCATGGTGGGGGTGGCCGCAGTGGTGGTTCGTAGTGCGGATGTTTTGCTGATTCGTCGGGGGCGAGAGCCGATGCTGGGTGCGTGGTCGCTGCCGGGCGGCGTGCTGGAGGTGGGTGAGACAACGGCTGAGGGTGTAGCTCGTGAGGTGTGGGAGGAGACAGGGTTGAGGGTTCGTCCCGTGGAGATGATTGCCATGCTGGACCGGATCGTTCGCGACGATGTTGGGAGAGTGCGATTTCATTATGTGCTGATCGAGTGGTTGTGTGTTGTGGGGGAAGAGCCGGGAATTGAACTGGTCTGCGGTGATGACGCGACGGATGCTGTGTGGGTGGCGCGGAGTGAGATTTATTCGGAGACTTACGGACTGACGGAGCCTACACTAGGCGTGATTGAAAAAGCACTGAAGCTCGCGGAGACGATAGAGAGATGAAGATGGCGCAGCGGATTGTTGCTCTTCTCGTGCTCGTTCTGGTGGTGGCTGGTACGGTGTTTTTCTGGAACCCGCTGTGGGTGGCCGATCAACAGATTCGATACCATCTGTGGCGGGAGGGCGTCGAGAGCAAGTATGTAGAGGCTGGCGGCTATCGGATGCACTACTTTGAGGCTCCGGCAGCTAAGGGAACTGCAGGGACTCCCCTGGTGTTGGTGCATGGGCTCGGTGCGCGAGGCGAAGATTGGCGGGTGATGATTCCTGCTCTGGCGGCGAAGGGCTTTCATGTTTATGCGCCCGATCTGATTGGGTATGGGCGGTCGCCGAAGCCTGATGCGAACTACTCGATCGCCATGGAAGAGGCGGCGGTGATGCATTTTATGGATGCAGTGCATCTTTCGCGTGCCGATGTGGGTGGATGGTCGATGGGTGGATGGATTGCGATGAAGCTGGCACTGGACCATCCTGAACTGGTGGATCGATTGGTGGTGTATGACAGCGCGGGAATTTATTTTCCGCCGGCGTTTGGGCCTGAGCTGTTTGTTCCGACAGACGCTGGGGGTGTGCGGAAGCTGATGGCGACGCTCTCGCCGGAGCCGCACGATCTGCCGGACTTTGTGACGAGAGATGTGCTGCGGAAGTTTGCGCATGATGGGTGGGTGATCCAACGTAGCATGGTTGCCATGGAGAGCGGACACGATCTGCTGGATTTCAGGCTGCATCAACTTGAGCGCCCGACGCTGATTGTGTGGGGCGGGAAGGACGAGTTGATACCGCTCTCGGTCGGAGAGAAGTTACATGAGCTGATTCCTCACTCCGCGTTGCGCGTAGTGGAAGGCTGTGGGCACATGGCTCCGCTGGAGTGTTCGAAGCCAGTGGTGGCGAGTACGGTGGATTTTTTGCGGGCTGACCCACCGATCGAAGGTGGGGAGAAGGTTATTTCGGCGGCAAAGTAGAGGCTAAGTGCCTAACATCGATTTGCACCGATGACACCGATCCAAGACTTCGACCACGGATTTTTCCGGATGGCCGCGGATATTTAAAAGCGATTCGATTTTGAAGGGCGCACGCCGATTAGTCGGGTTGCCATTGGTAGGCTCCGGGCTGCGGGAGGCCGATGTGTGCGAGGACTCGGTTGACGAACTGACGGGCCATCTCGGTGGTGCTTTGCGGAAGATTGTAGAGCGTAGGGATGGTGGGGAAGATGGTGGCTCCGGCGTCGGATGCGAGTTGCATGTTGCGCAGGTGGATTCGATTAAGCGGAGTTTCGCGAACGCAGAGGATGAGTGGACGACGCTCCTTGAGGCAGACGTCGGCTGCGCGTTGAATGAGATTCGAGGCCAGGCCGTTGGCGATGGCTGCGAGCGTTCCCATGGAGCAGGGAAGGATGATCATGCCATCGGAGGGATAGCTGCCGCTGGCGATGTTTGCACCGATGTCGTTGTCGGTAAGGTGCTGCAGCTTCGGACATGATGCGCCGAGAAGTTTTTCGGGCAGATCGTTGCGTCCGCTGAACTGGAGTTCTTCGGCGATGACGCGTAGGGAATTTTCTGAGGCGACGAAGTTAATTTTCGTAATACGGGCGTCGGCGGCGAGGGCGCGGAGCATTTCGGCCGCGTAGATGGAACCGCTGGCGCCGGTGACGGCGAGCGTGATGTTGTGCGGTGAATTGAGGGAGGAATCAGACACATCAATGATTATCGCCGATCGGCGATATGTGAATGTCTATGCAAGTTTTCTGCATGTTTCACCACAACTTTTTTCCCGTTTTTGGCGTCGTATTAAGAGAGATATCCATGAAAAAAAATGGGAGCAGGAATAGAACTGGTTTTGAAATTGTGAGGAGCCACGCAGCTGGTGTTTTGCTGTGTGTGGCGCTGTTGTTGGGTGGTGTGCGAGGGTATGGATCCGTTGCGCTGCTAATGGGTGAACCGTATGGAACGCTGGGCGGTATGTCTCCTACGGGTCATGCTGCAATTTATCTGAATCGGGTGTGCGCGGAGACGCCAACACGACTGAGGATGTGTCATCGCGGCGAGTTTGGAGTTGTAGTAAGCCGCTATAGCGGGATAGCTGGTTATGACTGGATCGCGATTCCGCTCATTCCTTATCTGTATGCCGTTGACAACTTGAGTGAAGCTCCGCAGAGCGTGGATGCGGCCGATGTTCGTGCCCTGCGCGATGCGTATCGGCGTGAACACCTGATGACGCTTGCCCCGGACGACAAGGATCAGAAGACCCCAGGCGGGGGGTGGGTTGAACTGGTGGGCGCATCGTATGACAGAACGATCCACGTATTCGAGGCGCAGACTACAAGGGAGCAGGACGAGCGGTTTGTTGAACTGTATAACGACAAGAAGAATGTCAGTCACTTCAACTTCTTTTTGAATAACTGCGCTGACTTCTCGAAGAACGTTTTGAATTTTTATTTCCCACACGCCGTTCACAAGAACTACATCTCGGATGTCGGCTTGACGACTCCGAAACAGGACGCGCGATCGCTTACGAAGTATGGAAAGAAACATCCTGAATTGGAGCTTACGGCGTATGTGATTCCGCAGGTTCCAGGAAGTCTCAAACGCAGTACGTCTGTAAATGGAGTTGTGGAGGCGCTGGTGAAGAGCAAGCGCTATGTGGTTCCACTTGCGATTCTGCATCCGGAGTTTACGGGCGGATTACTGGTGGTGTACCTGAGCAATGGACGCTTCAATCCGTCGAAAAATGCGCAGCCGTTTAAGATCGTGGCTGCAGATGATAATGCCACGAGGGATGAGACGGGTGATCTCGTCGATGGAAATGCTGTGGCCGGGCTGGAGATGACGGCTCCAAAGATGCCCGATACTTTACCGACGCAATTGATGACGTCTGATACTGGGCTGGTGGAAATTGCGTACCCGGAGGCTTTACCCGCCGGGAGTTCTTCGCTTATCGATATATCCGAAATTCATTAGACATTCGCGTGGCTGTTTAGAGGCCGGAACTATAGGCCGCGGAGAGCATAGGCGATAAGGGTCTGGCCGTGCAGATTGTGGGCGTTGTTGTAGGCTTCGTTGCTGGCTTGTTCCTGCGCGGGGATGGTGGGGTCGAGTTCGCAGGCGGCGATCTCTTCGGTGCTCGCGTGGATGAAACAGAGCTCGCAGGTGGCGAGGTTGTTTTCTTCGGTGCGCATGGGGGGGCCGAAGGTGCGGCAGAGGATGGGGCGGTGTTTGTAGAGGTCACAGGTACCGGTGGTGGGGTCGAGGACGGGGCATGGCTCGTCGTTTGCGAACTCTTCGAAAAGGATGGCGGCCTCGTGGTCTTCGTTGAGGATGCCTGTGGTTAGGTCGCCGGGGAACCAGGGATTGAGTCGAGTCAGGGATTCGGCTACGCGGGTACGGATTCTTGTTGCTCGCTTGGGATCTGTTTGGATGAGTGTCGCAAGGCCTTCGCGGAGGCGGCCTGCGTCTTCGTGGGCTATGGGGAAGACTCCAATGCAGCATTGGGAGCAGCCGGGCTTGCAGACAAGGTGGTGTCCGCCGCGGTGGTAGGCGTCGGCTACGGCGATGTCTACGATTTGGACGAGGCGATCACTCATCTTTCCCAAATTGACTTAAGCTCCCACAGGTGCCCTGCGCCATTGAGCGTCTTCGCATCTTTTGGGAAGAGCTGAATCGTGACGCTGGAAGAGGAGGGATAGATCAGGTCGGTCATAGCGATAGTTCCGTCCTGAGCGTAGGC encodes:
- a CDS encoding nitroreductase family protein encodes the protein MTKNKKTLSQAIQERRASPSFDGAPIPPEDLKLILEAGLSAPSGYNMQPWRFIVVQSPEQKKRLRAASYNQAKVEEASAVIVACGDADGWRKDLDLMLQLGREGGMPESYAAQARSSVPNYLSSFTSEQMRAWLNKQVMLAFTHMLLMAEVMGYDTAPMEGFEQDKVHEVLRLPLSYWVVALLAVGHVNGSDKFYGGRFEMGHTVFGEEFGKPLK
- a CDS encoding NUDIX hydrolase, whose product is MTQDGSKIRAGREYPSAPMVGVAAVVVRSADVLLIRRGREPMLGAWSLPGGVLEVGETTAEGVAREVWEETGLRVRPVEMIAMLDRIVRDDVGRVRFHYVLIEWLCVVGEEPGIELVCGDDATDAVWVARSEIYSETYGLTEPTLGVIEKALKLAETIER
- a CDS encoding alpha/beta fold hydrolase, which gives rise to MKMAQRIVALLVLVLVVAGTVFFWNPLWVADQQIRYHLWREGVESKYVEAGGYRMHYFEAPAAKGTAGTPLVLVHGLGARGEDWRVMIPALAAKGFHVYAPDLIGYGRSPKPDANYSIAMEEAAVMHFMDAVHLSRADVGGWSMGGWIAMKLALDHPELVDRLVVYDSAGIYFPPAFGPELFVPTDAGGVRKLMATLSPEPHDLPDFVTRDVLRKFAHDGWVIQRSMVAMESGHDLLDFRLHQLERPTLIVWGGKDELIPLSVGEKLHELIPHSALRVVEGCGHMAPLECSKPVVASTVDFLRADPPIEGGEKVISAAK
- a CDS encoding UbiX family flavin prenyltransferase yields the protein MSDSSLNSPHNITLAVTGASGSIYAAEMLRALAADARITKINFVASENSLRVIAEELQFSGRNDLPEKLLGASCPKLQHLTDNDIGANIASGSYPSDGMIILPCSMGTLAAIANGLASNLIQRAADVCLKERRPLILCVRETPLNRIHLRNMQLASDAGATIFPTIPTLYNLPQSTTEMARQFVNRVLAHIGLPQPGAYQWQPD
- a CDS encoding YkgJ family cysteine cluster protein — translated: MSDRLVQIVDIAVADAYHRGGHHLVCKPGCSQCCIGVFPIAHEDAGRLREGLATLIQTDPKRATRIRTRVAESLTRLNPWFPGDLTTGILNEDHEAAILFEEFANDEPCPVLDPTTGTCDLYKHRPILCRTFGPPMRTEENNLATCELCFIHASTEEIAACELDPTIPAQEQASNEAYNNAHNLHGQTLIAYALRGL